The window AGGCTTCAATATCTACTCGGCAATATCTTACCTGTGTACGAAATGATTTAAGCGAAAGACTAGAAAGAATTATCTTATGCCAATTTGAAGGAGACAATAATCTTTCATTGCCGAATGGCTTAACAGGATATTTGTCGGACGGCACACTAAATATTATTATCTGCTTAGATACCCGTAATTGCTCCATCATCAAATTTCTAATCTCATTATCCTGAAAGTGTTCAAAAAACCCCTGAGAAAAACATAGGGAGAAAACACTGTCCTTAAATGGCAGAGCAAATGCATCTGCGGCAACAAAATTGATTTTCCTACCAAAAATTTTGCAATTGTTCTTGGCATTTTTTAAAACTTCTTTATCATTATCAATAGCGACCACCGTAGGTAAGAACCAGCTAATAAAAGCACTTAAAGCACCAGTCCCGGTACCAATTTCAACTACAGAACGGGGCATTCGTTTGATAATTAAAAAAATTAATTCAAGATTACACATTATGCGTTTTAAGAATTTTTTAAAAGTGACTGTTTCTTTATAAAACTCCCGCCAAGATGGATTTTCTATTTCTTTCATAAGACATATTATATGGTTAATTTTATCGGTGTCAAGGATATAATGAAAAATAGTTATTCCCATATGCGGAATTTTTAATAAAATTAGTTAAACAGGAGGTACTAATGGCCGAAGATAAAAATTATCTCTACCTGGGTGTAGATGTCCATAAGCATTCATCTACCATAACGGTGATGGATGAAGATGGTAAGCGATTAGTAACGGAAAAAATTACCAAATACT is drawn from candidate division WOR-3 bacterium and contains these coding sequences:
- a CDS encoding class I SAM-dependent methyltransferase translates to MKEIENPSWREFYKETVTFKKFLKRIMCNLELIFLIIKRMPRSVVEIGTGTGALSAFISWFLPTVVAIDNDKEVLKNAKNNCKIFGRKINFVAADAFALPFKDSVFSLCFSQGFFEHFQDNEIRNLMMEQLRVSKQIIIFSVPSDKYPVKPFGNERLLSPSNWHKIILSSLSLKSFRTQVRYCRVDIEAFKYFFTTKKWHGFFEIIGFLKIIGIEKNK